Proteins co-encoded in one Conger conger chromosome 4, fConCon1.1, whole genome shotgun sequence genomic window:
- the hmg20b gene encoding SWI/SNF-related matrix-associated actin-dependent regulator of chromatin subfamily E member 1-related: protein MSQNTKQQQTEPSRSPAPNGGAFLMRGVKQEQSDAPLARLVHPSDSAHEENVASLVVQPVKKRGWPKGKKRKKVLPNGPKAPVTGYVRFLNERREQIRALHPELPFPEITKRLGAEWSRLAPNDKQRYLDEAEREKQQYARDLKEYQQSEAFQITSAKIQDKKVKREELTSVIINATSLGAGYKGSDLSNRFDVPIFTEEFLDQNKARESELRRLRKANVEFEEQNAVLQKHIADMYSAKERLEAELGQDERRTQALHRHLQAFKHMLVNSLSSVSLPGTGETPSLGTLDSYLSRMSSMLETSPQEHRTLVIQLQDILAHLDSEKL, encoded by the exons ATGTCTCAGAACACTAAACAGCAGCAGACTGA GCCTTCTCGAAGCCCTGCGCCGAATGGAGGGGCGTTTCTCATGCGGGGGGTAAAACAGGAGCAGAGCGATGCCCCCCTGGCCCGTCTGGTTCACCCCTCAGATTCAGCCCATGAAGAG AACGTGGCCTCTCTCGTGGTGCAGCCGGTGAAGAAGCGCGGCTGGCCCAaggggaagaagaggaagaaggtcCTGCCCAACGGCCCCAAAGCCCCGGTGACGGGCTACGTGCGCTTCCTGAACGAGCGGCGGGAGCAGATCCGCGCCCTGCACCCCGAACTGCCCTTCCCCGAAATCACCAAGAGGCTGGGGGCCGAGTGGAGCCGCCTGGCCCCCAACGACAAGCAG CGGTACCTGGACGAAGCGGAGCGGGAGAAGCAGCAGTACGCCCGAGACCTGAAGGAGTACCAGCAGAGCGAGGCCTTCCAGATCACCAGCGCCAAAATCCAGGACAAGAAGGTCAAGAGAG AAGAGCTTACGTCTGTGATTATTAACGCCACAAGTCTCGGAGCTGGCTATAAG GGCTCAGACCTCTCAAACAGGTTTGACGTTCCCATCTTCACCGAGGAATTCCTGGACCAGAACAAAG CGCGGGAGTCGGAGCTGCGGCGGTTGCGGAAGGCGAACGTGGAGTTCGAGGAGCAGAACGCCGTGCTGCAGAAGCACATCGCCGACATGTACAGCGCCAAGGAGCGGCTGGAGGCCGAGCTGGGTCAGGACGAGAGGCGGACCCAGGCACTGCACCGCCACCTGCAGGCGTTCAAGCACATGCTCGTCAACAGCCTATCGAGCGTCAGCCTGCCAG GCACGGGCGAGACCCCCTCCCTGGGCACCCTGGACTCGTACCTGAGCCGCATGAGCAGCATGCTGGAGACCAGCCCTCAGGAGCACCGCACCCTGGTCATCCAGCTGCAGGACATCCTGGCACACCTGGACAG TGAGAAGCTCTGA
- the btbd2a gene encoding BTB/POZ domain-containing protein 2a isoform X1, whose translation MVFTQSEIRAMRCCVCLFHSTFLCPQSKMAAGEGGGRAPCLGVSTPGPLGNVQPSNSAHSSAASNDGSADATGGAQGAAGHSNPQPGPGGGAGAGVAVGTQPSAQNASPQTAAESATNAARVAGGMTTSATNMTATTTPAASTAAAAAPGTPSSPPSAPASAAVLVYREPVYNWQATKSTVKERFAFLFNNEVLSDVHFLVGKGMGVQRIPAHRFVLAVGSAVFDAMFNGGMATTSTEIELPDVEPAAFLALLKFLYSDDVQIGPETVMTTLYTAKKYAVPALEAHCVEFLKKNLRADNAFMLLTQARLFDEPQLASLCLESIDKNTADALAAEGFTDVDLDTLVAVLERDTLGVREVRLFGAAVRWAEAETQRQQLQPTPENKRRVLGKALVLIRFPLMTIEEFAAVPAQSGILTDREVVTLFLHFTVNPKPRVDFIDRPRCCLRGKECSITRFGQVESRWGYSGTSDRIRFSVSQRIFVVGFGLYGSIHGPTDYQVNIQVSEELCCSTQIIHTDSNTVLGQNDTGFSCDGSANTFRVMFKEPVEILPNVNYTACATLKGPDSHYGTKGMRKVTHESPATGTKTCFTFCYAAGNNNGTSVEDGQIPEVIFYT comes from the exons ATGGTATTCACCCAGTCCGAGATACGAGCGATGCGCTGCTGTGTATGTTTATTTCACAGCACCTTCCTGTGCCCTCAATCCAAGATGGCTGCGGGTGAGGGCGGTGGTAGAGCTCCATGTCTCGGTGTTTCCACTCCCGGGCCTTTAGGCAATGTTCAGCCGAGCAACAGCGCTCATTCCTCGGCTGCCAGTAACGACGGGTCAGCGGATGCCACAGGAGGGGCACAGGGGGCAGCGGGACACTCTAATCCCCAGCCAGGCCCGGGCGGCGGTGCAGGCGCCGGTGTTGCAGTAGGGACTCAGCCGAGCGCACAGAACGCTTCCCCGCAGACTGCTGCCGAGAGCGCCACGAATGCAGCCAGGGTTGCTGGGGGGATGACAACCTCTGCGACAAACATGACAGCGACAACAACACCAGCTGCATCCACAGCCGCAGCCGCGGCGCCTGGGACGCCCTCCTCGCCCCCTTCTGCCCCAGCATCCGCCGCAGTATTGGTTTACAGGGAACCTGTATATAACTGGCAAGCTACTAAAAGCACCGTCAAGGAGAGGTTCGCCTTTCTGTTCAATAACGAGGTGCTAAGCGATGTGCATTTTTTAGTGGGGAAGGGGATGGGAGTGCAGCGGATACCCGCACACAG GTTTGTGCTAGCAGTAGGCAGTGCCGTGTTTGATGCCATGTTCAATGGGGGAATGGCCACCACCTCTACAGAGATTGAGCTGCCTGACGTGGAGCCTGCCGCCTTCCTCGCTCTACTCAA GTTCCTGTATTCCGACGACGTGCAGATCGGTCCAGAGACAGTCATGACTACGCTGTACACGGCAAAGAAGTACGCAGTACCGGCACTGGAGGCCCACTGCGTGGAATTCCTCAAGAAGAACCTGCGTGCGGACAACGCCTTCATGTTGCTCACGCAG GCCCGGCTGTTTGACGAGCCCCAGCTGGCCAGTCTGTGCCTGGAGAGCATTGATAAGAACACTGCGGACGCTCTCGCTGCAGAGGGCTTCACTGACGTCGACCTGG atacacTAGTGGCGGTGCTGGAGCGGGACACTCTGGGCGTTCGGGAGGTGCGGCTGTTTGGCGCGGCAGTGCGTTGGGCCGAGGCGGAGACCCAGAGGCAGCAGCTCCAGCCCACCCCGGAAAACAAGCGCCGGGTGCTGGGCAAAGCCCTGGTGCTCATCCGCTTCCCCCTCATGACCATAGAGGAGTTCGCTGCAG TCCCAGCTCAGTCGGGGATCCTGACGGACCGGGAGGTGGTCACCCTGTTCCTGCACTTCACGGTGAACCCCAAGCCCCGGGTGGACTTCATCGACCGGCCGCGCTGCTGCCTGCGGGGCAAGGAGTGCAGCATCACCCGATTCGGCCAGGTGGAGAGCCGCTGGGGCTACAGCGGGACCAGCGACCGCATCCG gTTCTCTGTCAGTCAAAGGATATTTGTGGTGGGGTTTGGGCTCTATGGTTCGATACACGGCCCCACCGACTACCAGGTCAACATCCAG GTCTCGGAAGAGCTGTGTTGTTCCACGCAGATTATTCACACGGACAGCAACACGGTCTTGGGCCAGAACGACACCGGCTTCAGCTGCGACGGCTCCGCCAACACGTTCCGGGTGATGTTTAAGGAGCCGGTGGAGATCCTCCCCAACGTCAACTACACTGCCTGCGCTACGCTCAAG ggcccGGACTCTCACTACGGCACTAAGGGTATGCGAAAAGTGACCCACGAGTCCCCAGCCACTGGCACCAAGACCTGCTTCACCTTCTGCTACGCCGCGGGCAACAACAACGGCACTTCCGTAGAAGACGGACAGATTCCTGAGGTCATCTTCTACACATAG
- the LOC133126176 gene encoding elongation factor 2b translates to MVNFTVDQIRAIMDKKSNIRNMSVIAHVDHGKSTLTDSLVSKAGIIASSRAGETRFTDTRKDEQERCITIKSTAISMFYELSENDMAFIKQTKDGSGFLINLIDSPGHVDFSSEVTAALRVTDGALVVVDCVSGVCVQTETVLRQAIAERIKPVLMMNKMDRALLELQLVPEELYQTFQRIVENVNVIISTYGEDETGPMGNIMIDPIIGTVGFGSGLHGWAFTLKQFAEMYVAKFAAKGESQLGPMERYKKVEDMMKKLWGERYFDPATGKFSKSATSPDGKKLPRTFAQLILDPIFKVFDAIMNFKKDETAKLIEKLEIKLDAEDKEKEGKPLLKAVMRRWLPAGEALLQMITIHLPSPVTAQRYRCELLYEGPPDDDAAMGIKNCDPKAPLMMYISKMVPTTDKGRFYAFGRVFSGCVSTGLKVRIMGPNFTPGKKEDLYCKPIQRTILMMGRYVEPIEDVPCGNIVGLVGVDQYLVKTGTITTYEQAHNMRVMKFSVSPVVRVAVEAKNPADLPKLVEGLKRLAKSDPMVQCIIEESGEHIVAGAGELHLEICLKDLEEDHACIPLKKSDPVVSYRETVSEESDIMCLSKSPNKHNRLYMKARPFPDGLAEDIEKGDVTARQEMKARARYIAEKYEWDVAEVRKIWCFGPDGTGPNLLVDVTKGVQYLNEIKDSVVAGFQWATKEGVLCEENMRAVRFDIHDVTLHADAIHRGGGQIIPTARRVLYASQLTAEPRLMEPIYLVEIQCPEQVVGGIYGVLNRKRGHVFEESQVIGTPMFIVKAYLPVNESFGFTADLRSNTGGQAFPQCVFDHWQILPGDPKDPSSKPCGIVADTRKRKGLKEGIPALDNYLDKL, encoded by the exons ATG GTGAACTTCACCGTAGACCAGATCCGTGCCATCATGGACAAAAAGTCCAACATCCGTAACATGTCTGTGATTGCGCACGTGGACCATGGGAAGTCCACCTTGACCGACTCGCTGGTGTCGAAGGCTGGCATCATCGCCTCCTCCCGCGCTGGGGAGACCCGTTTCACCGACACCCGAAAGGATGAGCAGGAGCGTTGCATCACCATCAAATCCAC TGCAATCTCCATGTTCTACGAGCTCAGCGAAAACGATATGGCCTTCATCAAGCAGACCAAGGATGGCTCTGGGTTCTTGATCAACCTGATCGATTCCCCGGGGCACGTGGACTTCTCTTCTGAGGTCACGGCCGCCCTCCGTGTGACTGATGGCGCTCTGGTTGTGGTGGACTGTGTGTCCG gtgtgtgcgtgcagacGGAAACCGTGCTGAGGCAGGCCATCGCCGAGCGCATCAAGCCCGTGCTGATGATGAACAAGATGGACCGGGCCCtgctggagctgcagctggTGCCCGAGGAGCTGTACCAGACCTTCCAGCGCATCGTGGAGAACGTCAACGTCATCATCTCCACTTACGGCGAGGACGAGACCGGGCCCATGGGCAACATCATG ATTGACCCCATTATCGGTACCGTCGGGTTCGGGTCCGGCCTCCACGGCTGGGCCTTCACCCTGAAGCAGTTTGCGGAGATGTACGTGGCCAAGTTCGCGGCCAAGGGAGAGTCTCAGCTGGGGCCAATGGAGCGCTACAAGAAGGTGGAGGATATGATGAAGAAACTGTGGGGTGAAAG GTACTTTGACCCCGCCACCGGTAAGTTCAGCAAGTCCGCAACCAGCCCCGATGGCAAGAAGCTTCCCCGTACCTTCGCCCAACTCATCCTGGACCCAATCTTCAAG GTATTCGACGCCATCATGAACTTCAAGAAAGACGAGACCGCCAAGCTGATCGAGAAGCTGGAGATCAAGCTGGACGCCGAGGACAAGGAGAAGGAGGGCAAGCCCCTGCTGAAGGCCGTGATGCGTCGCTGGCTGCCCGCCGGGGAGGCCCTGCTCCAGATGATCACCATCCACCTGCCCTCCCCCGTCACCGCCCAGCGCTACCGCTGCGAGCTGCTGTACGAGGGACCCCCCGACGATGACGCCGCTATGG GCATCAAGAACTGCGACCCCAAGGCACCCCTGATGATGTACATCTCCAAGATGGTGCCCACCACAGACAAGGGCCGCTTCTACGCCTTCGGCCGCGTCTTCTCCGGCTGCGTCTCCACCGGCCTCAAGGTGCGCATCATGGGACCAAACTTTACCCCCGGCAAGAAGGAGGACCTGTACTGCAAACCCATTCAGAG GACCATCCTGATGATGGGGCGCTACGTGGAGCCCATCGAGGACGTGCCGTGCGGGAACATCGTGGGCCTGGTGGGCGTGGACCAGTACCTGGTGAAGACCGGGACCATCACCACCTACGAGCAAGCCCACAACATGAGGGTGATGAAGTTCAGCGTCAGCCCCGTGGTGCGGGTGGCCGTGGAGGCCAAGAACCCGGCCGACCTGCCCAAGCTGGTGGAGGGCCTGAAGCGCCTGGCCAAGTCCGACCCCATGGTGCAGTGCATCATCGAGGAGTCCGGTGAGCACATCGTCGCCGGCGCCGGGGAGCTGCATCTGGAGATCTGTCTTAAGGACCTGGAGGAGGACCATGCATGCATTCCACTCAAG AAATCGGACCCGGTGGTGTCTTACAGAGAGACCGTGAGCGAGGAGTCCGACATCATGTGCCTGTCCAAGTCTCCCAACAAGCACAACCGTCTGTACATGAAGGCTAGGCCCTTCCCCGACGGCCTGGCCGAGGACATCGAGAAGGGCGACGTCACCGCCCGGCAGGAGATGAAGGCCCGCGCCCGTTACATCGCAGAGAAGTACGAGTGGGACGTGGCCGAAGTCCGCAAGATCTGGTGCTTCGGGCCCGACGGGACCGGACCCAACCTGCTGGTGGACGTGACCAAGGGGGTGCAGTACCTCAACGAGATTAAGGACAGCGTGGTGGCCGGGTTCCAGTGGGCCACCAAGGAG ggtGTCCTCTGTGAGGAGAACATGCGCGCCGTGCGTTTCGACATCCACGACGTCACCCTGCACGCAGACGCCATCCACCGTGGAGGCGGCCAGATCATCCCCACCGCCCGCAGAGTGCTGTACGCCAGCCAGCTCACGGCCGAGCCTAGGCTCATGGAGCCCATCTACCTGGTCGAGATCCAG TGCCCAGAGCAAGTTGTCGGAGGCATCTACGGTGTCTTGAACAGGAAGCGTGGACACGTGTTTGAAGAGTCCCAAGTAATCGGAACCCCCATGTTCATCGTCAAGGCTTACCTGCCTGTCAACGAGTCCTTCG GATTCACCGCTGACCTGCGTTCAAATACTGGCGGCCAGGCATTCCCACAGTGCGTATTCGACCACTGGCAGATCCTCCCTGGGGATCCCAAAGATCCCTCCTCCAAGCCTTGCGGGATTGTTGCTGATACCAGGAAGCGCAAGGGGTTGAAAGAGGGCATCCCTGCTCTGGATAACTACCTGGACAAATTGTAA
- the btbd2a gene encoding BTB/POZ domain-containing protein 2a isoform X2 produces MVFTQSEIRAMRCCVCLFHSTFLCPQSKMAAGEGGGRAPCLGVSTPGPLGNVQPSNSAHSSAASNDGSADATGGAQGAAGHSNPQPGPGGGAGAGVAVGTQPSAQNASPQTAAESATNAARVAGGMTTSATNMTATTTPAASTAAAAAPGTPSSPPSAPASAAVLVYREPVYNWQATKSTVKERFAFLFNNEVLSDVHFLVGKGMGVQRIPAHRFVLAVGSAVFDAMFNGGMATTSTEIELPDVEPAAFLALLKFLYSDDVQIGPETVMTTLYTAKKYAVPALEAHCVEFLKKNLRADNAFMLLTQARLFDEPQLASLCLESIDKNTADALAAEGFTDVDLDTLVAVLERDTLGVREVRLFGAAVRWAEAETQRQQLQPTPENKRRVLGKALVLIRFPLMTIEEFAAVPAQSGILTDREVVTLFLHFTVNPKPRVDFIDRPRCCLRGKECSITRFGQVESRWGYSGTSDRIRFSVSQRIFVVGFGLYGSIHGPTDYQVNIQIIHTDSNTVLGQNDTGFSCDGSANTFRVMFKEPVEILPNVNYTACATLKGPDSHYGTKGMRKVTHESPATGTKTCFTFCYAAGNNNGTSVEDGQIPEVIFYT; encoded by the exons ATGGTATTCACCCAGTCCGAGATACGAGCGATGCGCTGCTGTGTATGTTTATTTCACAGCACCTTCCTGTGCCCTCAATCCAAGATGGCTGCGGGTGAGGGCGGTGGTAGAGCTCCATGTCTCGGTGTTTCCACTCCCGGGCCTTTAGGCAATGTTCAGCCGAGCAACAGCGCTCATTCCTCGGCTGCCAGTAACGACGGGTCAGCGGATGCCACAGGAGGGGCACAGGGGGCAGCGGGACACTCTAATCCCCAGCCAGGCCCGGGCGGCGGTGCAGGCGCCGGTGTTGCAGTAGGGACTCAGCCGAGCGCACAGAACGCTTCCCCGCAGACTGCTGCCGAGAGCGCCACGAATGCAGCCAGGGTTGCTGGGGGGATGACAACCTCTGCGACAAACATGACAGCGACAACAACACCAGCTGCATCCACAGCCGCAGCCGCGGCGCCTGGGACGCCCTCCTCGCCCCCTTCTGCCCCAGCATCCGCCGCAGTATTGGTTTACAGGGAACCTGTATATAACTGGCAAGCTACTAAAAGCACCGTCAAGGAGAGGTTCGCCTTTCTGTTCAATAACGAGGTGCTAAGCGATGTGCATTTTTTAGTGGGGAAGGGGATGGGAGTGCAGCGGATACCCGCACACAG GTTTGTGCTAGCAGTAGGCAGTGCCGTGTTTGATGCCATGTTCAATGGGGGAATGGCCACCACCTCTACAGAGATTGAGCTGCCTGACGTGGAGCCTGCCGCCTTCCTCGCTCTACTCAA GTTCCTGTATTCCGACGACGTGCAGATCGGTCCAGAGACAGTCATGACTACGCTGTACACGGCAAAGAAGTACGCAGTACCGGCACTGGAGGCCCACTGCGTGGAATTCCTCAAGAAGAACCTGCGTGCGGACAACGCCTTCATGTTGCTCACGCAG GCCCGGCTGTTTGACGAGCCCCAGCTGGCCAGTCTGTGCCTGGAGAGCATTGATAAGAACACTGCGGACGCTCTCGCTGCAGAGGGCTTCACTGACGTCGACCTGG atacacTAGTGGCGGTGCTGGAGCGGGACACTCTGGGCGTTCGGGAGGTGCGGCTGTTTGGCGCGGCAGTGCGTTGGGCCGAGGCGGAGACCCAGAGGCAGCAGCTCCAGCCCACCCCGGAAAACAAGCGCCGGGTGCTGGGCAAAGCCCTGGTGCTCATCCGCTTCCCCCTCATGACCATAGAGGAGTTCGCTGCAG TCCCAGCTCAGTCGGGGATCCTGACGGACCGGGAGGTGGTCACCCTGTTCCTGCACTTCACGGTGAACCCCAAGCCCCGGGTGGACTTCATCGACCGGCCGCGCTGCTGCCTGCGGGGCAAGGAGTGCAGCATCACCCGATTCGGCCAGGTGGAGAGCCGCTGGGGCTACAGCGGGACCAGCGACCGCATCCG gTTCTCTGTCAGTCAAAGGATATTTGTGGTGGGGTTTGGGCTCTATGGTTCGATACACGGCCCCACCGACTACCAGGTCAACATCCAG ATTATTCACACGGACAGCAACACGGTCTTGGGCCAGAACGACACCGGCTTCAGCTGCGACGGCTCCGCCAACACGTTCCGGGTGATGTTTAAGGAGCCGGTGGAGATCCTCCCCAACGTCAACTACACTGCCTGCGCTACGCTCAAG ggcccGGACTCTCACTACGGCACTAAGGGTATGCGAAAAGTGACCCACGAGTCCCCAGCCACTGGCACCAAGACCTGCTTCACCTTCTGCTACGCCGCGGGCAACAACAACGGCACTTCCGTAGAAGACGGACAGATTCCTGAGGTCATCTTCTACACATAG